Sequence from the Collinsella aerofaciens ATCC 25986 genome:
TGCGCCACAGAAGTGCCGATCAGAGACGACTGCTCAACACCCGCGGGTTCCAGGGCAAAAGTAGCCACGTTGGTCTCGAAAAAGGCCTCAATCCCTGCCGCGGCCATACGGCGTGCAAGCTCCTCGATAACGTCCTCGCCAAAGCAGTCCTCATGCACCACGCGGCCCTCGACCTCGAGCGTGGCGCCCGCCATGGCAACGACACCCGCGGGGTCGAGCGCACGCAAGCTGTCCGCGATGAGCCACAGGGGGCGACCCGTGCAGATAAACGCCTTGTGCCCCGCGTCGCGCAGACGATGAAACGCCTCGACGACCATCTGCGAGGGGCGAACCGCCGAAAAGTCCTTATCGGTCATATCGTCGGGATCGAACGACGTCAGCGTGCCGTCCACGTCAAAAAAGAGCACGGCGGAATCGGGGCACGCATCAATCATATGGGTTCCTTTCGAGGATAAGGGCAAACGAAGCATCCATCATATAATGGAGCGACGCAACCAGAGAGGTCACCCATGGAATTTTACGCAAGCTGCCCCGAGGGCTTTGAGCCCGCACTCGCCGATGAGCTTAAACGCCTCGGACTTTCGCATGTCCGCCGCCTGAAAGGCCGCGCTACATTTGAGGGCGAGCTCGAAGAAGGCTACCGCGCCTGTCTGTGGTCGCGCCTGGCGAGCCGCGTGTTCGTGGTACTCGGGCGCTTTGAGGCGCAGGATGCCGATGGGCTGTACGACGGCGTTTACGACATCGCTTGGGAGACCATCATCCGCCCCGGCGCCACCATCGCCATTACCGCCCGCGGCGTGACCGAGCAGCTGCGCAACACGCGCTTCTCGGCCCTGCGCGCCAAGGACGCGCTGTGCGACCGTCTGGCCGAGACCACAGGACGTCGCGCCGATGTCGACGCCGCCGATCCCGACGTTCACCTGCTGCTTTCGCTGCGTCAGCGCCGCGCGAGCATAAGCCTGGGCCTTTCGGGCGATCCGTTATTCAAGCGCCTGCCGCCCGCAGCGACCCGCGCCGGCGAGGGTGCGCACGTGCTGCGCCCCGACTACGCCGCTCTGGTGCTGGCGCAGGTCGGCTGGACCACGCTGTGCGAGCGCGAGCTGACGGCCGATGATTACGAGAACGAGGCCCTGCCCACGCTGGTCGATGCCTCGTGCGCCGGCGGCGGCCTGCTGCTGGAGGCCGTGAACATTCTGACCGACCGCGCCCCGGGCGCCGCACGCGAGCGCTGGGGCTTTGAGGGCTGGCAGCTGCACGACGCCGCTCTGTGGGAGCAGCTGCTTGCCGAGGCGCGCGAGCGCGAGACCGCGGCGCGTGAGCGCCAGGCGCGCATCGTCGCCGTGGACATTGACCCCGCCGCCCGCAAGACTGCCGAGCGCATGGTCAAGTGCGCCGGCTACAAGCGTTTTGTCGACTTTTGCGCCGCCAAGTCCGCCGCCGTGCTGGACCATGCGGGCGCCGTCGCCGGTGCCGTCGTGGTCGCAGACACCACCGAAACCCCGCTTTCGCTCATGCACGACGCCATGACGCTGGTCGGTGAGCTGCGCCGCGCGCCCGAGCTTGCCTCGGCACCGGTCGCCGCGCTCACCCGCGATGGCCTTATGGCCCGCGCACTCCATGCCGAGCCCGCGCGCTCCATTGCCGTCATGCCCAATAACGAGGAGGCGGCTATTGAGGTTTGGCCCTCGCTCGACCATGCCGCCGCGGCATTTGAAGCTGCGACCAGTGCAGGTGCTGAGGAGCAGACCGCAGGTGCCCAAGACGAAGCCGCCGGCACCCCCATGCCCGAGCCTGCCGCCATGCTCGACCTGGGCGACGGCAAGCCGCTGCCCGTGCTCATCCCGGAGTCGGAGCAGTTCGCCAACCGCCTGCGCAAGAATGCCCGTCTGCGCCGCAAGTGGGCCAAGCGCGAGGGCGTGAGCTGCTACCGCGTCTACGATGCCG
This genomic interval carries:
- a CDS encoding HAD-IIB family hydrolase, with product MIDACPDSAVLFFDVDGTLTSFDPDDMTDKDFSAVRPSQMVVEAFHRLRDAGHKAFICTGRPLWLIADSLRALDPAGVVAMAGATLEVEGRVVHEDCFGEDVIEELARRMAAAGIEAFFETNVATFALEPAGVEQSSLIGTSVAHSTEEMRVDGSLRVGKVGIVASDLARVANDDGFIDREFELCNTGGQNRELSPKGIDKGVGVARALEYLGRTGNARTFGFGDSGNDLGMLAAVETAVAMGNAMPEVKAVADYVTDDVAHDGTVTAMQHFGLI
- the rlmKL gene encoding bifunctional 23S rRNA (guanine(2069)-N(7))-methyltransferase RlmK/23S rRNA (guanine(2445)-N(2))-methyltransferase RlmL, with translation MEFYASCPEGFEPALADELKRLGLSHVRRLKGRATFEGELEEGYRACLWSRLASRVFVVLGRFEAQDADGLYDGVYDIAWETIIRPGATIAITARGVTEQLRNTRFSALRAKDALCDRLAETTGRRADVDAADPDVHLLLSLRQRRASISLGLSGDPLFKRLPPAATRAGEGAHVLRPDYAALVLAQVGWTTLCERELTADDYENEALPTLVDASCAGGGLLLEAVNILTDRAPGAARERWGFEGWQLHDAALWEQLLAEARERETAARERQARIVAVDIDPAARKTAERMVKCAGYKRFVDFCAAKSAAVLDHAGAVAGAVVVADTTETPLSLMHDAMTLVGELRRAPELASAPVAALTRDGLMARALHAEPARSIAVMPNNEEAAIEVWPSLDHAAAAFEAATSAGAEEQTAGAQDEAAGTPMPEPAAMLDLGDGKPLPVLIPESEQFANRLRKNARLRRKWAKREGVSCYRVYDADLPDYSAAIDLYEGCPQTPGRWLVIAEYAAPKTIDPALAQARMLDILAIAPRILDVPAEHVHAKARMRSRGGSQYGKQGAGKGASGERANIARRRLPLIEEGGLTFAVNFDDYLDVGIFLDHRVTRNLVREHAKQARRFLNLFAYTGTATCYAADGGVEETVTVDLSNTYLNWAERNMRQNGFVGPQHHFVRDDVLAWIRDQRQTRNRWDLIFVDPPTFSNSSKMGRRTWDVQRDHVELLAGVSRLLAQGGHAIFSCNLRGFRPETRKLARAGVVLEDITAQTIPEDFARNQKVHHCYIVRRLPIEDAMAEVGFSAEEIAERTEELRNPEARKSRAAVPAHAQASNGKSNLAGKPSPAGKPKKKKFYASKPKGK